Proteins from a single region of Theileria parva strain Muguga chromosome 1, complete sequence, whole genome shotgun sequence:
- a CDS encoding SRP72 RNA-binding domain protein has product MTILDNVDLSSVQSCLKQLQALLDEARYSEAAKFCHKCLKKWPGENSFYRVKAFCEIQLSRWHSCLQTIGWLHGFRPHPAATTSRKSDKNNSDDVKESLKEAVKTHYNNDLCCWLHFEQSYCYYKLGKYKPGLKTLLLCFNNLPPQDLLKSTHKHGSVNQVNKANEDELYEKTDMGTVNFNDKKLTLLLAQLCLRIGNFKEASDIYSKLKLKGAESLLSINRLSVDLSLSSQHSKGNELLNSLAKKIDDHILNERHDPYELYFNYACAFVLLDDVTRAQDYLDIANEMLEGELKQEGVDLDPEDQVEFANIFAFRAYLNFKRGNFELAKSINTNLIKTFDNTSDVDQATVLVSLNNQLFFGVEPGEVTLMVRKIESLIKKEQISRKFSNSELRMIHGNCVWACLSSGNLKEAQRYLENFNRALDQKDLLLYKAAVMCLEEKYTKSVSLLRQAISQFGEQHFVLSLTKLLIKQSKFKDAFSLLQQHKQHYNQYNEHYREYHRLYVKLCILLGLKSDVIAVLNNYIRNPKSGCDEVVKLGCNYLESNGLHEEVVKVCKTLYQRNKNDLSAKLGVVYNQTFLDESVIEIDEQFSNSFIREVRFIDAEELENEYKITYDIGEEEKVGKSKVRKRRKRRNKKPKNMVGTPDPERWLRKSERTAYKKQAKRRKDMSRGNTQGSTSSYSTKPTTGSISATSSNVKRGKKKKR; this is encoded by the exons ATGACGATTCTTGATAATGTTGACTTGTCCTCAGTCCAGAGCTGTCTGAAACAACTTCAGGCTCTTTTGGACGAGGCCAGATATTCCGAGGCTGCTAAATTTTGCCataaat GTTTGAAGAAATGGCCTGGTGAAAATTCATTTTACCGAGTTAAGGCTTTTTGTGAGATTCAGCTTTCTCGATGGCACAGTTGTTTGCAAACCATCGGTTGGCTTCATGGTTTTCGCCCTCATCCAGCCGCAACAACTTCTAGAAAATCAGATAAGAATAATAGTGATGACGTAAAAGAGAGTTTAAAAGAGGCTGTTAAGACACATTATAATAACGATTTATGTTGCTGGTTACATTTTGAGCAGAGTTATTGTTATTACAAATTAGGCAAATATAAGCCTGGTTTGAAAACACTGCTACTGTGCTTTAACAACTTGCCGCCCCAAGATTTACTTAAATCTACCCATAAACATGGTTCCGTTAACCAAGTTAATAAGGCAAATGAGGACGAATTGTATGAAAAGACTGATATGGGAACCGTAAATTTCAATGATAAAAAGTTGACACTGTTATTGGCCCAGTTGTGTCTAAGAATAGGGAATTTTAAAGAGGCGAGTGATATTTACAGTAAACTAAAGCTCAAAGGCGCCGAGTCTCTCTTATCCATTAATCGCTTAAGCGTTGACTTATCCCTTTCATCTCAGCATTCCAAGGGTAACGAGTTACTGAACTCACTAGCGAAGAAGATTGATGATCATATACTGAATGAAAGACATGATCCTTAcgaattatattttaattatgcGTGTGCTTTCGTTTTGTTGGATGATGTTACTCGTGCCCAAGATTATCTAGATATTGCTAATG AAATGTTGGAGGGTGAGTTAAAGCAGGAAGGAGTGGATTTGGACCCTGAAGACCAGGTGGAATTTGCAAACATTTTTGCGTTCAGAGCatatttgaattttaaaagagGAAACTTTGAACTCGCTAAATCAATTAATACAAACCTAATCAAAACTTTCGATAA TACATCGGATGTCGATCAAGCAACTGTATTGGTATCGCTGAATAATCAACTTTTCTTTGG GGTTGAACCTGGAGAAGTAACGTTGATGGTTAGGAAAATCGAAAGTTTAATTAAAAAGGAACAAATATCCAGAAAATTCTCAAACTCAGAA TTGAGGATGATTCATGGTAATTGTGTTTGGGCTTGTTTATCAAGTGGTAACTTGAAAGAGGCACAACGTTATTTGGAAAATTTTAACCGAGCGCTCGATCAAAAGgatttattactatataaagCAGCTGTTATG tGCCTTGAGGAGAAGTATACGAAGTCGGTTTCTTTATTGCGTCAGGCTATTTCTCAATTTGGAGAGCAACATTTCGTGCTCTCGTTAACCAAGTTACTCATTAAGCAGTCGAAATTCAAAGATGCATTTTCACTCTTGCAACAGCACAAACAACACTACAATCAGTATAACGAACATTACAGAGAATATCACCGTTTATATGTGAAGTTGTGTATATTACTTGGCTTAAAAAGTGATGTAATTGCTGTGTTAAATAACTACATAAGAAACCCTAAG TCTGGGTGTGATGAGGTGGTCAAACTTGGCTGTAACTATTTGGAAAGTAATGGGCTCCATGAGGAAGTAGTGAAGGTCTGCAAGACTTTGTATCAGAGGAACAAGAATGATTTGTCAGCCAAGTTGGGAGTTGTTTATAATCAAACCTTCCTTGATGAGTCAGTTATCGAAATCGATGAACAATTTTCCAATAGTTTTATAAGAGAAGTCAGATTTATAG ATGCTGAGGAGTTGGAGAATGAGTATAAGATAACGTATGATATTGGAGAGGAAGAAAA AGTTGGTAAATCTAAGGTTAGAAAAAGAAGGAAAAGAAGAAACAAGAAACCTAAGAATATGGTTGGAACTCCAGATCCAGAACGTTGGTTACGTAAAAGTGAAAG AACTGCATATAAGAAACAAGCTAAGAGGAGGAAGGATATGTCTAGAGGTAATACTCAAGGCTCAACTTCAAGTTATTCCACCAAACCCACAACTGGCTCAATTAGCGCCACTTCTAGCAACGTTAAGAg GGGAAAGAAGAAGAAACgttga
- the PBD1 gene encoding Proteasome subunit beta type-2-A, with the protein MDTLIGICGRDFVAVATDTYEKHSIVTLKNDDDSKIMQIDDSKLLLLAGPCCDRNQFGEYIRKSVHYHRYKTSFDMTTKSMAHFVRQQLAEYLRKSPYQVDLLVAGFDNNGPKLYWIDYLASSTEVDRAVHGYGGHFLRGLLDKEYHENLTVEEAVSLLKKCRHEVKNRFLLAQSNFRAKVIDKNGIHDVDIEDDNTPEVFRLQDPKAIKVD; encoded by the exons ATGGATACGTTAATTGGTATTTGTGGTCGTGATTTTGTGGCTGTGGCCACCGATACTTATGAAAAGCATTCAATTGTGACTTTGAAGAACGACGACGACAGTAAGATAATGCAAATTGACGACTCCAAGCTTCTATTGTTGGCTGGGCCTTGCTGTGATCGTAATCAGTTTGGAGAATACATTCGGAAATCAGTCCACTACCACCGCTACAAGACTTCTTTTGACATGACCACAAAATCAATGGCTCATTTTGTAAGACAGCAATTGGCTGAATATTTAAGGAAAAGCCCTTATCAAGTTGATTTACTCGTCGCAGGATTTGATAAT aatgGACCGAAATTATACTGGATAGACTATTTGGCAAGTTCAACTGAAGTTGATAGAGCAGTTCATGGTTACGGAGGTCACTTTCTCCGGGGTTTACTTGACAAAGAGTACCACGAAAACTTAACTGTTGAGGAGGCTGTTTCACTCCTAAAAAAATGCCGTCACGAAGTAAAAAATAGGTTCCTTCTGGCTCAGTCGAATTTTAGAGCAAAAgtaattgataaaaacgGGATCCACGATGTTGATATTGAAGACGATAACACTCCTGAAGTGTTCCGACTTCAGGATCCAAAAGCCATTAAAGTTGATTAA
- the phb2 gene encoding Prohibitin 2 Tp6: MAQIPVDKFAKLVTGAGSALLLFGSGAWLVNSSLYDVGAGHRAVVYNRITGISETTHGEGTHFIIPWLERPIIYDVRTRPRTLMSLTGSRDLQMVNITCRVLSRPDERRLRDIYRHLGKDYDERVLPSIINEVLKSIVAQYNASQLITQRERVSKAVRDQLVNRARDFNILLDDVSLTHLSFSPEYEKAVEAKQVAQQQAERSKYIVLKAQEEKKSTIIKAQGESEAARLIGSAIKDNPAFITLRRIETAKEVANILSKSQNKIMLNSNTLLLSTDK, from the exons atgGCTCAGATTCCTGTTGATAAATTCGCTAAATTAGTTACTGGAGCCGGCTCTGCTCTCTTATTATTCGGTTCAGGTGCCTGGCTTGTCAATTCCAGTTTATACGATG TTGGAGCTGGGCATAGAGCTGTTGTATATAACCGTATCACTGGAATAAGTGAGACTACACATGGAGAAGGAACGCACTTCATAATTCCCTGGCTAGAACGTCCAATAATTTACGATGTGAGGACTCGTCCTAGGACTCTGATGTCTCTCACCGGAAGCCGTGACTTGCAGATGGTTAACATCACCTGCCGTGTGTTGTCTCGTCCCGATGAGCGCAGACTCAGGGATATTTACAGGCACTTGGGCAAAGATTACGACGAGCGAGTCCTGCCTTCAATAATAAACGAGGTTCTGAAGAGTATTGTGGCCCAGTACAACGCCTCTCAGCTCATTACTCAGAGAGAAAGAGTTAGCAAAGCAGTCAGGGACCAGCTGGTGAACAGGGCCAGGGACTTTAATATTCTTCTCGATGATGTCTCCTTAACCCACTTAAGCTTCAGTCCTGAATATGAAAAGGCTGTAGAGGCTAAACAAGTAGCTCAACAGCAAGCTGAACGCAGTAAATATATAGTGTTGAAGGCTCAGGAGGAGAAGAAATCGACGATAATTAAGGCTCAGGGAGAGTCTGAGGCTGCAAGGCTTATTGGAAGTGCAATTAAGGATAACCCTGCCTTTATTACGCTTCGGAGAATTGAAACCGCTAAGGAAGTGGCTAACATTCTCTCCAAATCGCAGAATAAAATCATGCTCAATAGTAATACTCTCTTACTCTCAactgataaataa
- the NAPEPLD gene encoding Beta-lactamase superfamily protein, producing MEGVRFLTDPVLSKRLFSGGLGVKRTSGNWYKYWKFPPADFLLLSNNSYDCMDTWTMRKISDQGGALAIGGMNITKYLNMFYDRYTYPLSWFEEVDFGSVKITFLPAKSETKRKYLSCGIDRNRVLWGGFLLRSDHSTIFYAGKTDFSDHFEKIGEYLRDLNCTIDIAILPIGPEFKRKINMSPEDAVNVHLTLKPKHTIVVAHDTFPLGIEAFGELKSRLTKHIEGVNREILDEFVILQEKESFRFSPLI from the exons ATGGAAGGAGTTAGATTTTTAACGGATCcagttttatcaaaaaGACTTTTTTCAGGTGGTCTTGGAG TTAAGAGAACGAGTGGAAATTGGTATAAATATTGGAAGTTTCCTCCTGCTGACTTCTTACTACTATCAAACAATTCGTATGATTGTATGGATACTTGGACGATGAGGAAAATAAGTGACCAGGGAGGAGCACTGGCAATTGGTGGCATGAACATAACGAAATACCTCAACATGTTTTACGATAGATATACATATCCTCTATCTTGGTTTGAGGAAGTAGACTTCGGTAGcgtaaaaataacatttttgCCTGCCAAATCGGAGACTAAACGGAAGTATTTGAGTTGTGGAATTGATAGGAACAGAGTCCTTTGGGGAGGATTTTTACTCAGGTCTGATCACTCAACTATATTTTATGCCGGGAAAACTGACTTTTCAGACCACTTTGAGAAGATTGGGGAGTACCTGAGGGATCTTAACTGTACAATAGATATCGCAATTTTACCCATAGGGCCTGAATTTAAGCGTAAAATCAACATGAGCCCTGAAGACGCAGTAAATGTACATTTAACACTTAAACCTAAGCACACAATAGTAGTAGCTCATGATACATTTCCACTGGGTATTGAGGCTTTCGGAGAGTTAAAATCGAGGCTTACAAAGCATATTGAAGGTGTAAATAGGGAAATTCTAGAtgaatttgtaattttacaaGAAAAAGAATCTTTCAGATTTTCACCACTAATTTGA
- the groS gene encoding Chaperonin 10 Kd subunit family protein translates to MTVAKRFVPLFDRVLVSKIKPEHKTKSGILLPDSANLTSRMAKVVAVGKGRVNSKGEKVDPVLKVGDTVVIPEYGGMDLKFDGEVFTAYREDDIIGTYN, encoded by the exons atg acAGTTGCTAAAAGGTTTGTTCCTCTTTTTGATAGAGTTTTGGTATCAAAGATAAAGCCTGAACATAAAACAAAATCCGGTATTTTATTGCCAGATTCCGCCAATCTAACTTCCAGAATGGCCAAA GTTGTGGCAGTTGGTAAGGGTAGAGTTAATTCTAAAGGTGAAAAGGTTGACCCCGTTTTAAAAGTCGGTGACACAGTTGTTATCCCTGAATACGGCGGGATGGATTTAAAGTTTGACGGTGAAGTCTTTACTGCTTATCGTGAGGACGACATTATTGGTACTTATAACTAA
- a CDS encoding Cyclophilin type peptidyl-prolyl cis-trans isomerase/CLD family protein, whose protein sequence is MIRNTLLFPYHLFKFAYGKFSKLSYKSKIYMGLLAGGILLWPNYTRTPAVRAENIHKRAITDYVYMDISMDNRYLGRILIGLYGRLLPLTVENFIHMCKGFPIKDKIIGYYNTRFDKIVPGRAILGGRLFDQKSSLDSCTIYSKRIPEESFDTTFVQEGDVAMVSDGPLGVSSRFLITLTSNPGFQQKAVVVGTVVKGMKLIRMLGNGARKDGIPNKEIRIVGCGLYNGPENGPKSFLNV, encoded by the exons atgattaggaatacattattatttcctTATCATTTGTTCAAATTTGCTTATGGCAAgttttcaaaattatcgtataagagtaaaatttacatG GGATTACTAGCTGGTGGTATACTATTATGGCCTAATTATACTAGAACACCTGCCGTTAGGGCTGaaaatatacataaaaGAGCCATTACAGACTACGTTTATATGGACATATCAATGGATAACCGATACTTGGGAAGGATTCTAATTGGCCTTTACGGGCGCCTTTTACCTCTTACTGTTGAGAATTTCATTCACATGTGTAAAGGATTCCCAATTAAGGATAAGATAATTGGCTACTATAACACCAGATTTGACAAGATTGTGCCTGGAAGGGCCATTTTAGGCGGTAGACTATTTGATCAAAAAAGTTCACTAGATTCATGTACTATATATTCCAAACG AATTCCTGAAGAATCGTTTGATACAACATTTGTTCAAGAAGGGGATGTGGCAATGGTTAGTGATGGGCCACTTGGAGTTTCTTCTAGATTTTTAATAACCTTGACTAGTAATCCTGGATTTCAGCAAAAAGCTGTAGTTGTTGGCACTGTTGTTAAAGGAATGAAACTAATACGGATG TTGGGAAATGGAGCAAGAAAAGATGGAATTCCCAATAAGGAAATTAG AATTGTGGGCTGTGGCTTATATAATGGACCTGAAAATGGCCCAAAATCGTTCCTTAACGTATAA